The following proteins come from a genomic window of Pseudomonas hygromyciniae:
- a CDS encoding MurR/RpiR family transcriptional regulator, with product MSRTDQQAPAETEATEVLASPPINAERLLQLITEEYESLPRQLKRIASYMSQQSDRIMVDRISDIARECEVHPSAIVRFSQRFGFSGFSEMQALFREAYTHKTTPVQNYQQRIRSMIANKSQKASGGDLARECVNATLSGIERLGLELDDAAFEKAVDLVVNADNIYVVGVRRSFAVADYLVYNLQHTNKRIHLVSGLGGSYREQMRSVRANDLVIAISFTPYGKETQHCLRIAQHHQAKTLIITDSNLSPLAKRANTVLLVNEGSSFAFRSLSATLCLCQALFIAVAYRLELKVDEIHEQVGFDD from the coding sequence ATGTCCCGCACCGATCAGCAGGCGCCCGCCGAGACCGAGGCAACCGAGGTTCTCGCCAGTCCCCCGATCAATGCCGAGCGTCTGTTGCAGTTGATCACCGAGGAATACGAAAGCCTGCCCCGCCAGCTCAAGCGCATCGCCAGCTACATGAGCCAGCAGAGCGATCGGATCATGGTTGACCGCATCAGCGATATCGCCCGGGAATGCGAAGTCCATCCTTCGGCCATCGTGCGGTTTTCCCAGCGCTTTGGCTTCAGCGGCTTCAGTGAAATGCAGGCGCTGTTTCGCGAGGCGTATACCCACAAGACCACGCCGGTGCAGAACTACCAGCAGCGCATTCGCAGCATGATCGCCAACAAGTCGCAGAAAGCCAGCGGCGGCGACCTGGCCCGTGAATGCGTGAATGCCACGCTGTCCGGTATCGAGCGCCTGGGCCTGGAGTTGGACGACGCCGCCTTCGAGAAAGCCGTGGACCTGGTGGTCAACGCCGACAACATCTACGTGGTCGGGGTGCGCCGGTCTTTTGCAGTGGCCGACTACCTGGTCTACAACCTGCAGCACACCAACAAGCGCATCCACCTGGTCTCGGGCCTGGGCGGCAGCTACCGCGAACAGATGCGCAGCGTGCGGGCCAATGACCTGGTGATCGCCATCAGCTTCACCCCCTACGGCAAGGAAACCCAGCACTGCCTGCGCATCGCCCAGCATCACCAGGCCAAGACGCTGATCATCACCGACAGCAACCTGTCACCGCTGGCCAAGCGTGCCAACACGGTGTTGCTGGTCAATGAAGGATCGTCGTTTGCGTTCCGCTCGCTGAGCGCCACGCTGTGCCTGTGCCAGGCGCTGTTTATTGCCGTGGCGTACCGGCTGGAGCTGAAGGTCGATGAGATTCACGAGCAGGTGGGGTTTGACGATTAA
- a CDS encoding bifunctional 5-dehydro-2-deoxygluconokinase/5-dehydro-2-deoxyphosphogluconate aldolase, whose translation MGQTRFASGRQLDLICLGRLGVDLYAQQVGARLEDVSSFAKYLGGSSANIAFGTARLGLKSAMLSRVGDDHMGRFLVESLVREGCDVSGITVDPQRLTAMVLLGLKDRETFPLVFYRENCADMALCAADIREDFIASSKALLITGTHFSTDGVYQASLQALAYAERHGVKRVLDIDYRPVLWGLAGKADGETRFVADQNVSQHLQGILPRFDLIVGTEEEFLIAGASDDLLSALRTVRQLTAATLVVKLGPQGCTVIHGAIPARLEDGAIYPGVRVEVLNVLGAGDAFMAGFLSGWLNDADDARCCQLANACGGLVVSRHACAPAMPTPAELDYLFNSPVPITRPDQDPVLQRLHQVSVPRKAWKQLFVFAFDHRWQLLELAQKGGQDPARINAIKQLFIQAVERVEGKLREQGVEADVGILADQRFGQDALNAASGRGWWVARPVEVQGSRPLAFEHGRSIGSNLIAWPQEQIIKCLVQFHPDDEPLLRLEQEAQLKALYQAAQTSGHELLLEVVPPKDHPSTYPDVLYRSLKRLYNLGIYPAWWKIEAQTAEQWHKLDKLIEERDPYCRGVVLLGLNAPAHSLAEGFQQASQSRTCRGFAVGRTIFQEPSRAWMAGEIDDETLIQQVQQTFEQLIQAWRSSRI comes from the coding sequence ATGGGCCAGACTCGTTTTGCCAGTGGGCGTCAATTGGATCTGATTTGTCTTGGGCGCCTGGGCGTCGATCTGTATGCGCAGCAAGTCGGGGCGCGGTTGGAAGATGTCTCAAGTTTTGCCAAATACCTGGGTGGTTCTTCCGCCAACATCGCTTTCGGCACGGCACGGTTGGGGCTCAAGTCGGCGATGTTGAGCCGGGTCGGCGACGATCATATGGGGCGCTTTCTGGTGGAGTCGTTGGTGCGTGAGGGCTGTGATGTCAGTGGTATCACCGTCGACCCACAACGCCTGACCGCCATGGTCCTGCTGGGCCTCAAGGACCGCGAAACCTTCCCCCTGGTGTTCTACCGCGAAAACTGCGCCGACATGGCCCTGTGCGCCGCGGATATCCGCGAAGACTTCATTGCCAGCAGCAAGGCGCTGTTGATCACCGGCACCCATTTCTCCACCGATGGCGTGTACCAGGCCAGCCTCCAGGCCCTGGCCTACGCCGAGCGGCACGGCGTCAAGCGCGTGCTGGATATCGATTACCGCCCGGTGCTCTGGGGCCTGGCGGGCAAGGCTGACGGCGAGACCCGTTTTGTCGCCGACCAGAACGTCAGCCAGCACCTGCAAGGCATCCTGCCGCGCTTTGACCTGATTGTCGGTACCGAGGAAGAATTCCTGATTGCCGGCGCCAGCGACGACCTGCTCAGCGCTTTGCGCACCGTGCGCCAACTGACAGCGGCGACGTTGGTGGTCAAGCTCGGCCCGCAAGGCTGCACGGTGATTCATGGGGCCATCCCGGCGCGCCTGGAAGACGGCGCGATCTACCCCGGTGTGCGGGTCGAAGTGCTTAACGTGCTGGGGGCAGGTGATGCGTTTATGGCGGGCTTTCTCAGTGGCTGGTTGAACGACGCCGATGACGCGCGTTGCTGCCAACTGGCCAATGCCTGCGGCGGGTTGGTGGTGTCACGCCATGCCTGCGCGCCGGCGATGCCGACCCCGGCTGAACTTGACTACTTGTTCAACAGCCCGGTGCCGATCACCCGGCCGGATCAGGACCCGGTATTGCAGCGCCTGCATCAGGTCAGTGTGCCGCGCAAAGCCTGGAAGCAGCTGTTTGTGTTCGCCTTCGACCATCGCTGGCAACTGCTGGAACTGGCGCAAAAAGGCGGCCAGGACCCGGCGCGGATCAACGCGATCAAGCAACTGTTTATCCAGGCGGTCGAGCGCGTTGAAGGCAAACTGCGCGAGCAGGGTGTTGAGGCCGACGTGGGCATTTTGGCCGATCAGCGTTTTGGCCAGGATGCGCTGAACGCCGCCAGTGGCCGTGGCTGGTGGGTCGCGCGCCCGGTGGAGGTGCAGGGCTCGCGGCCGCTGGCGTTCGAGCACGGTCGCTCGATCGGCAGCAACCTGATCGCCTGGCCCCAGGAGCAGATCATCAAGTGCCTGGTGCAGTTTCACCCCGACGACGAGCCGCTGTTGCGCCTGGAGCAGGAAGCGCAGCTCAAGGCCCTGTATCAAGCCGCGCAAACCAGTGGCCATGAACTGCTGCTGGAAGTGGTGCCGCCCAAGGATCATCCCTCGACCTACCCGGATGTGCTCTATCGCAGCCTCAAGCGCCTGTACAACCTGGGTATCTACCCCGCGTGGTGGAAGATCGAGGCACAGACCGCCGAGCAGTGGCACAAGCTCGATAAGCTGATCGAGGAGCGCGACCCCTATTGCCGGGGCGTGGTATTGCTGGGCCTCAATGCGCCGGCGCACTCGTTGGCCGAAGGCTTCCAGCAGGCCAGCCAGAGCCGGACCTGTCGTGGGTTTGCCGTGGGCCGCACGATCTTCCAGGAGCCGAGCAGGGCGTGGATGGCGGGTGAAATTGACGATGAAACCCTGATCCAGCAGGTGCAGCAGACCTTCGAACAACTGATCCAGGCCTGGCGCAGCTCGAGAATTTAA
- the iolE gene encoding myo-inosose-2 dehydratase, which translates to MPAIRIGINPISWSNDDLPALGGETPLSTALSEGKAIGYEGFELNGKFPKDAKGVGDVLRPYDLALVSGWYSSRLARRSVAEEIDAIASHVQLLRENGATVLVYGEVADSIQGSPIRLIERPRFHSEQAWQTYADKLTELARFTLSQGVRLAYHHHMGAYVESPEDIDTLMRLTGPEVGLLFDSGHCYMGGGEPVQVLRKHLERICHVHFKDVRKPVVQLARNQMWSFPDCIVNGTFTVPGDGDIDFAELLDVLLGANYSGWLVVEAEQDPAVAPSYIYAKKGFDTLRALLDARAGQ; encoded by the coding sequence ATGCCCGCAATCCGTATTGGCATCAACCCCATCTCCTGGAGCAACGACGACCTGCCGGCCCTGGGCGGCGAGACGCCCTTGAGCACCGCGCTCAGCGAAGGCAAGGCCATTGGCTACGAAGGTTTCGAGCTCAACGGCAAATTCCCCAAGGACGCCAAGGGCGTGGGCGATGTGTTGCGTCCCTACGACCTGGCGCTGGTCTCCGGCTGGTACTCCAGCCGCCTGGCCCGGCGCTCGGTGGCCGAGGAAATCGACGCCATCGCCAGCCACGTGCAGCTGCTGCGCGAGAACGGTGCCACGGTGCTGGTCTACGGCGAGGTGGCCGACTCGATCCAGGGCTCGCCGATCCGTCTGATCGAGCGCCCGCGTTTTCACAGCGAACAGGCCTGGCAGACCTATGCCGACAAACTCACCGAACTGGCGCGCTTTACCCTGTCCCAGGGCGTGCGCCTGGCCTATCACCACCATATGGGCGCCTATGTCGAATCCCCGGAGGACATCGACACCCTGATGCGCCTCACCGGCCCGGAGGTCGGCCTGCTGTTTGATTCGGGGCATTGCTATATGGGCGGCGGCGAACCAGTGCAGGTGCTGCGCAAGCACCTGGAGCGTATCTGCCATGTGCATTTCAAGGACGTACGCAAACCGGTGGTGCAACTGGCGCGCAACCAGATGTGGAGCTTTCCCGACTGCATCGTCAACGGCACCTTCACCGTGCCCGGCGATGGCGATATCGACTTCGCCGAATTGCTGGACGTGCTGCTGGGCGCCAACTACAGCGGCTGGCTGGTGGTGGAGGCCGAGCAGGATCCGGCTGTGGCGCCCAGCTATATCTATGCGAAAAAAGGCTTCGATACCTTGCGCGCGCTGTTGGACGCGAGGGCCGGACAATGA
- the iolB gene encoding 5-deoxy-glucuronate isomerase produces the protein MSLLVKSTPRGQTLVALPAGGLEYVGFSAYRLALGQTLPVIADDKELCLVLLTGRVTIEGEGFSWQNLGDRQSVFEDKSPFAAYLPPNTVAQVTALSDVQIAVCAAPGSTAAGLAPRLIRPEQCKRSVRGKGANTRYVCDILPDSEPAHSLLVVEVRTPSGHSSSYPPHKHDTDDLPHQSFLEETYYHQVNPPQGFVFQRVYTDDRSIDQAMAVENHDLVVVPKGYHPVSVPYGYESYYLNVMAGPKRAWHFHNDPQHSWLLDL, from the coding sequence ATGAGCCTGTTGGTCAAAAGCACGCCCCGTGGGCAAACCCTGGTCGCGCTGCCGGCCGGCGGCCTGGAGTATGTGGGGTTTAGCGCTTACCGCCTGGCCCTGGGGCAAACGCTGCCGGTCATTGCCGACGACAAAGAGCTGTGCCTGGTGCTGCTCACTGGTCGGGTGACGATCGAAGGCGAGGGTTTCAGTTGGCAGAACCTTGGGGATCGCCAGTCCGTGTTCGAGGATAAATCGCCGTTCGCAGCCTACCTGCCGCCCAACACGGTTGCCCAGGTGACGGCCCTGAGCGATGTGCAGATCGCCGTGTGCGCTGCGCCGGGCTCCACTGCCGCTGGTCTTGCGCCCCGGCTGATCCGCCCCGAGCAGTGCAAGCGCAGCGTGCGCGGCAAGGGCGCCAACACCCGCTACGTCTGCGACATCCTGCCCGATAGCGAGCCGGCGCACTCGCTGCTGGTGGTGGAGGTGCGCACGCCGTCCGGGCATTCCTCCAGCTACCCGCCGCACAAGCACGACACCGATGACCTGCCGCACCAGAGCTTTCTGGAAGAGACCTACTACCACCAGGTCAACCCGCCCCAGGGCTTTGTGTTCCAGCGGGTGTACACCGACGACCGCAGCATCGACCAGGCCATGGCCGTGGAAAACCACGACTTGGTGGTGGTGCCCAAGGGCTATCACCCCGTCAGCGTGCCGTATGGCTACGAGTCGTATTACTTGAACGTGATGGCCGGGCCCAAGCGCGCCTGGCACTTTCACAACGACCCGCAGCACAGCTGGTTGCTGGATCTCTAA
- the iolD gene encoding 3D-(3,5/4)-trihydroxycyclohexane-1,2-dione acylhydrolase (decyclizing), with protein sequence MTTTRLTMAQALVKFLDNQYIEVDGVQSKFVAGVFTIFGHGNVLGLGQALEQDSGDLVVHQGRNEQGMAHAAIGFAKQHLRRKIYACTASVGPGAANMLTAAATATANRIPLLLLPGDVYACRQPDPVLQQIEQFHDLSISTNDAFRAVSKYWDRINRPEQLMSAAIHAMRVLTDPAETGAVTLALPQDVQAEAWDYPDYFLQKRVHRLDRRPATDAMLQDAVALLRSKRKPLIICGGGVKYSGANAALQAFAERFQIPFAETQAGKSAIVSSHPLNVGGIGETGCLAANLLARDADLIIGIGTRYSDFTTSSKSLFQHPEVQFLNLNISPGDVLKLDGVQVLADARVGLLALADALGDYSTQWGEQPRQARAQGDAEVDRVHQARYTDADFIPEINDHMDPAVLREFIELTGSCLTQSQVLGVLNQTLADDAVIVAAAGSLPGDLQRSWRSKGVNTYHVEYGYSCMGYEINAALGVKLAEPAREVYALVGDGSYMMLHSELATSIQERRKINVVLLDNMAFGCINNLQMGNGMDSFGTEFRFRNPDSGKLDGGLVPVDFAMSAAAYGCKTYKVTTLAQLHAALADARTQSVSTLIDIKVLPKTMIHGYLSWWRVGVAQVSTSERTNACAKQLNERLAKARQY encoded by the coding sequence ATGACCACAACCCGATTGACCATGGCCCAGGCCCTGGTGAAGTTCCTTGATAACCAGTACATCGAAGTCGATGGCGTGCAGAGCAAGTTTGTCGCCGGGGTGTTCACCATCTTCGGCCACGGCAACGTGCTGGGCCTGGGCCAGGCCCTGGAGCAGGACAGTGGCGACCTGGTGGTGCATCAGGGCCGCAACGAGCAGGGCATGGCCCATGCCGCGATTGGTTTTGCCAAGCAGCACCTGCGGCGCAAGATCTACGCCTGTACGGCGTCGGTCGGCCCCGGCGCGGCGAATATGCTCACCGCCGCCGCGACCGCCACGGCCAACCGCATTCCGCTGTTGCTGCTGCCGGGCGATGTGTATGCCTGCCGCCAGCCGGACCCGGTGTTGCAGCAGATCGAACAATTCCATGACCTGAGCATCAGCACCAACGACGCCTTTCGCGCCGTGAGCAAATACTGGGACCGCATCAACCGCCCCGAGCAGTTGATGAGTGCGGCGATCCACGCCATGCGCGTGTTGACCGACCCGGCCGAAACCGGTGCGGTGACCCTGGCCTTGCCCCAGGATGTGCAGGCCGAGGCCTGGGATTACCCCGATTACTTCCTGCAAAAACGCGTGCACCGCCTGGATCGCCGCCCGGCTACCGACGCGATGCTGCAAGACGCCGTCGCGCTGCTCAGATCCAAGCGCAAGCCGCTGATTATCTGCGGTGGCGGGGTCAAGTACTCCGGCGCGAATGCCGCGCTGCAGGCCTTTGCCGAGCGCTTTCAGATCCCCTTTGCCGAGACCCAGGCCGGCAAGAGCGCAATCGTCTCCAGCCATCCCTTGAATGTCGGCGGCATCGGTGAAACCGGGTGCCTGGCCGCCAACCTGCTGGCCCGGGACGCCGACCTGATCATCGGCATCGGCACACGCTACAGCGATTTCACCACCTCGTCGAAATCGCTGTTTCAGCATCCTGAGGTGCAGTTTCTAAACCTCAATATCAGCCCCGGCGATGTGCTGAAACTTGACGGTGTGCAGGTGCTGGCCGATGCCAGGGTCGGGCTGCTGGCATTGGCCGACGCGCTGGGCGACTACTCCACGCAATGGGGCGAGCAGCCACGCCAGGCCCGCGCGCAGGGGGATGCCGAAGTGGACCGGGTCCATCAGGCGCGCTACACCGACGCCGACTTCATCCCCGAGATCAATGACCACATGGACCCGGCGGTGCTGCGCGAATTTATCGAGCTGACCGGCTCCTGCCTGACCCAGAGCCAGGTATTGGGCGTGCTCAACCAGACCCTGGCCGACGACGCGGTGATTGTGGCCGCCGCCGGCAGCCTGCCGGGGGATTTGCAGCGCAGTTGGCGCAGCAAGGGCGTCAACACCTATCACGTCGAGTACGGCTATTCGTGCATGGGCTACGAGATCAACGCGGCCCTGGGGGTGAAGCTGGCCGAGCCTGCGCGCGAGGTCTACGCCCTGGTCGGCGATGGCTCCTACATGATGCTGCATTCGGAGCTGGCGACCTCGATCCAGGAGCGGCGCAAGATCAACGTGGTGCTGCTGGACAACATGGCCTTCGGTTGCATCAACAACCTGCAGATGGGCAATGGCATGGACAGCTTCGGCACCGAATTCCGCTTCCGCAATCCCGACAGCGGCAAGCTCGATGGCGGCCTGGTGCCAGTGGATTTCGCCATGAGCGCGGCGGCCTATGGCTGCAAGACCTACAAGGTGACAACGCTTGCGCAACTGCACGCCGCGTTGGCTGATGCACGAACGCAGAGCGTGTCGACGCTGATCGATATCAAGGTGCTGCCCAAGACCATGATCCATGGCTACCTGTCATGGTGGCGGGTCGGCGTGGCCCAGGTGTCCACCAGCGAGCGCACCAACGCCTGCGCCAAACAACTCAATGAACGCCTGGCCAAGGCCCGGCAGTACTGA
- a CDS encoding Gfo/Idh/MocA family protein has protein sequence MSLKLGVIGTGAIGRDHIRRCSQTLLNSQVVAVTDINLEQAAQVVADLQLDAEVYADGHALINSAQVEAVLVTSWGPSHEEFVLAAIAAGKPVFCEKPLAVTARGCRNIVEAEVAHGKRLVQVGFMRPYDQGYQALKAVIDSGQIGEPLMLHCAHRNPTVGENYNTGMAITDTLIHELDVLRWLLADDYVSVQVVFPRKTSKALSHLRDPQIVLLETARGTRIDVEVFVNCQYGYDIQCEVVGETGIAKLPEPSQVQLRSGAKLSTAILMDWKDRFIAAYDVELQAFIDGVRAGQVGGPSAWDGFAAAVAADACIEAQGSGQIVAVSLPDRPAFYG, from the coding sequence ATGTCTTTGAAGCTGGGTGTGATCGGTACGGGCGCGATCGGCCGGGACCATATCCGCCGTTGCAGCCAGACCTTGCTCAATAGCCAGGTGGTGGCGGTCACCGATATCAACCTTGAGCAGGCGGCCCAGGTGGTGGCGGATCTGCAACTCGATGCCGAGGTATACGCCGATGGTCATGCGCTGATCAATTCGGCGCAGGTCGAGGCGGTACTGGTCACGTCCTGGGGCCCGAGCCACGAGGAGTTTGTGCTGGCGGCGATTGCGGCGGGCAAGCCGGTGTTCTGTGAAAAGCCTCTGGCGGTCACGGCCCGGGGCTGCCGCAACATCGTCGAGGCCGAAGTGGCCCACGGCAAGCGCCTGGTCCAGGTCGGTTTCATGCGTCCATACGACCAGGGTTATCAGGCCCTCAAGGCAGTCATCGACAGCGGCCAGATCGGTGAGCCGTTGATGCTGCACTGCGCCCACCGCAACCCGACGGTGGGCGAGAACTACAACACCGGCATGGCCATTACCGACACCTTGATCCACGAATTGGACGTGCTGCGCTGGCTGCTGGCCGACGACTATGTGTCGGTGCAGGTGGTGTTCCCGCGTAAAACCAGCAAGGCCCTGAGCCATTTGCGCGACCCGCAGATCGTGCTGCTGGAAACCGCCAGGGGCACGCGGATCGATGTGGAAGTGTTTGTGAACTGCCAGTACGGCTATGACATCCAGTGCGAAGTGGTGGGGGAGACCGGCATTGCCAAATTGCCAGAGCCGTCCCAGGTGCAACTGCGCAGCGGCGCCAAGCTGTCGACGGCGATTCTGATGGATTGGAAAGACCGCTTTATCGCGGCGTATGACGTCGAGCTGCAGGCCTTTATCGATGGCGTGCGTGCCGGCCAGGTGGGCGGGCCTTCGGCCTGGGACGGGTTTGCCGCGGCGGTGGCGGCGGATGCGTGTATCGAGGCCCAGGGCAGTGGGCAGATCGTTGCGGTCAGCCTGCCGGATCGCCCGGCGTTCTACGGCTAG
- a CDS encoding Gfo/Idh/MocA family protein, with protein sequence MRIGLVGYGHGGRFFHAPLIATLPGATFVGVVTRSPERRQQLATEHPGLPAFDSIAQIVEAGVDVLVISTTLKGRPALVLEAIESGVAVVSDKPFASNAEQAQALIIAAEREGVKLSVYQNRRWDSDYLTLRKLLDAGALGTITRFESRVERYSPQALGNTSGGGFLRDLGSHLVDQALQLFGPVERVFAQLQYSAEHPTVDHGFFVCLTHANGVISHLWGSALQNCQAPRFRVNGTAGCYTVEGLDGQEEALLAGKNPKTEGEHWGAEEHRRWGWFEQGAERERIPSEKGAWNQFYSQLQSAVQGQGELPVQARDAWETTLVLDAARLSAERRQVVEMAMLEGREWK encoded by the coding sequence ATGCGCATCGGACTGGTTGGGTACGGCCACGGTGGCCGTTTTTTTCATGCCCCGCTGATTGCCACATTGCCCGGGGCGACGTTTGTTGGCGTGGTGACACGCTCCCCCGAGCGGCGCCAGCAACTGGCGACGGAGCATCCCGGATTGCCCGCTTTCGACAGCATCGCGCAGATCGTTGAGGCCGGGGTGGATGTGCTGGTGATTTCCACCACCCTCAAGGGCCGCCCGGCCCTGGTGCTGGAGGCTATCGAATCGGGTGTGGCGGTGGTCAGCGACAAACCCTTCGCCAGCAATGCCGAACAGGCCCAGGCGCTGATCATCGCCGCCGAACGTGAAGGGGTAAAACTCAGTGTCTACCAGAACCGGCGCTGGGATTCGGACTACCTGACCCTGCGCAAGCTGCTGGATGCCGGCGCCCTGGGCACGATCACCCGCTTTGAATCCAGAGTCGAGCGCTACAGCCCGCAAGCGCTGGGCAACACCAGCGGCGGCGGGTTCCTGCGGGACCTGGGCAGCCATCTGGTGGACCAGGCCTTGCAGCTGTTCGGCCCGGTGGAGCGGGTGTTTGCGCAATTGCAGTACAGCGCTGAGCATCCCACGGTCGATCATGGCTTCTTTGTCTGCCTGACCCACGCCAACGGAGTGATTTCCCATCTGTGGGGCAGCGCCCTGCAAAACTGCCAGGCCCCGCGTTTTCGGGTCAATGGCACGGCGGGTTGCTATACCGTCGAAGGCCTGGACGGTCAGGAAGAGGCGCTGTTGGCCGGCAAGAATCCAAAGACCGAGGGCGAACACTGGGGCGCCGAAGAACACCGACGCTGGGGCTGGTTTGAACAGGGCGCGGAACGCGAGCGTATCCCTTCGGAAAAGGGCGCCTGGAACCAGTTCTACAGCCAGTTGCAAAGCGCCGTCCAGGGCCAGGGCGAGTTACCGGTACAGGCCAGGGATGCCTGGGAAACCACCCTTGTACTGGATGCCGCCAGGCTCAGCGCCGAGCGCCGGCAAGTGGTTGAGATGGCGATGCTGGAAGGCCGAGAGTGGAAATAG
- a CDS encoding sugar ABC transporter substrate-binding protein yields the protein MKTQIRFASLALSMMLASGVASAADIKIGVSMSQFDDTFLTYLREDMDKQAKSYPKGDGVQLQFEDARADVVKQLSQVENFISQKVDAMVVNPVDTASTARITAAAQAAGIPLVYVNRRPDQTDLPKGVVTVTSNDVEAGKLQMQYLAEKMGGKGKIVILLGDLANNSTTNRTKGVKEVLVKYPDIKIEQEQTGIWLRDKGMTLVNDWLTQGREFNAVVANNDEMAIGAAMALKTAGVKPGSVLIGGVDGTPDGLNAITKGELALSVFQDAKGQAVGSVEAAVKMARGEAVEQDVVVPFQLITPDNVASFK from the coding sequence ATGAAGACCCAGATCCGTTTCGCCTCGCTGGCCTTGTCGATGATGCTCGCCAGTGGCGTGGCCTCGGCCGCCGATATCAAGATTGGCGTCAGCATGTCGCAGTTCGACGACACCTTTCTCACTTACCTGCGTGAAGATATGGACAAGCAGGCCAAGTCCTACCCCAAGGGCGATGGTGTGCAATTGCAGTTCGAAGATGCCCGCGCCGACGTGGTCAAGCAACTGAGCCAGGTCGAGAACTTTATCAGCCAGAAAGTCGATGCCATGGTGGTCAACCCGGTGGACACGGCTTCTACCGCACGCATCACCGCCGCTGCCCAGGCGGCCGGTATCCCGTTGGTCTACGTCAACCGTCGCCCGGATCAGACCGACCTGCCCAAAGGGGTGGTGACGGTGACGTCCAATGACGTCGAGGCCGGCAAGCTGCAAATGCAGTACCTGGCCGAGAAGATGGGCGGCAAAGGCAAAATCGTGATTCTGCTGGGCGACCTGGCCAATAACTCGACCACCAATCGCACCAAGGGCGTCAAGGAAGTACTGGTTAAGTATCCGGACATCAAGATTGAGCAGGAGCAGACCGGGATCTGGTTGCGGGACAAGGGCATGACCCTGGTGAACGATTGGCTGACCCAGGGCCGCGAGTTCAATGCGGTGGTGGCCAACAACGACGAAATGGCGATTGGGGCGGCCATGGCGTTGAAAACCGCCGGCGTCAAACCGGGCAGCGTGTTGATTGGCGGGGTCGATGGCACGCCCGACGGGTTGAATGCGATTACCAAGGGGGAGTTGGCGCTCTCGGTGTTCCAGGATGCCAAGGGCCAGGCGGTCGGTTCGGTGGAGGCTGCGGTGAAAATGGCCAGGGGCGAGGCGGTCGAGCAAGACGTCGTGGTGCCTTTCCAACTGATCACCCCGGACAATGTCGCGTCATTCAAATAG